The following proteins come from a genomic window of Acetivibrio cellulolyticus CD2:
- a CDS encoding MBL fold metallo-hydrolase, producing the protein MKIHFIRHATMIIYYNNVKILVDPVLSPKNTISAVINVPNKKDNPLKDLPVSMDSIVDCDAVFVTHTHRDHFDDAAIKFLPKNITLFCQPKDEVKIKKFGFTNVIPVKDNFEWRNIKINRTKGKHGHFITALKMAPVSGFVISAPSEPVVYLTGDTIWCSHTKKTIEKYHPEIIVSNCGEARFARGKAITMDAEDILSICKKTPEAKVVAVHMDAWNHCRLSKEDLRNFKTKHSLNGQIFIPEEGECMSFI; encoded by the coding sequence ATGAAGATTCATTTTATACGCCATGCTACAATGATAATCTACTATAATAATGTAAAAATTTTGGTTGATCCTGTACTGAGTCCTAAGAATACAATATCAGCCGTAATAAATGTTCCCAATAAGAAGGATAATCCACTGAAAGACCTGCCTGTCAGCATGGATTCAATTGTTGATTGTGATGCAGTATTTGTTACACATACGCATAGAGATCACTTTGATGATGCAGCCATAAAATTTCTTCCAAAAAACATAACCCTTTTCTGTCAACCGAAAGATGAAGTAAAAATAAAGAAGTTTGGATTTACCAATGTTATACCTGTAAAAGATAACTTCGAATGGAGAAATATCAAAATTAACCGAACAAAAGGAAAACACGGCCATTTTATTACTGCTTTAAAAATGGCTCCTGTATCAGGTTTCGTAATTTCAGCACCTTCTGAACCAGTTGTTTATTTAACGGGAGATACTATATGGTGTTCACATACTAAAAAGACTATAGAAAAATATCACCCGGAAATTATAGTTAGTAATTGCGGAGAGGCGAGATTTGCACGGGGTAAGGCCATTACAATGGATGCAGAAGATATCCTTTCCATATGCAAAAAAACACCTGAGGCTAAAGTTGTTGCTGTACACATGGATGCTTGGAATCACTGCAGATTATCAAAAGAAGATCTTCGCAATTTTAAAACAAAACATAGTTTAAATGGACAAATATTTATACCTGAAGAGGGTGAATGCATGTCCTTTATATAA
- a CDS encoding Lrp/AsnC family transcriptional regulator, which produces MIDQTDLEIIKMLTQNSRKQWQDIGEIVHLTGQAVKNRVNRLEKLGVIEGYTVNINSKKLGLEVTAFITIFMKTTDHMSFQQYLKQSDLVTEANRISGEGCYLLKVQTTSQEDLISFLDGILKFGNYKVNMSIDRIK; this is translated from the coding sequence ATGATAGATCAAACAGATTTGGAAATTATTAAAATGCTCACTCAAAACTCAAGAAAGCAATGGCAGGATATTGGAGAAATAGTACATCTCACGGGTCAAGCTGTAAAAAACAGGGTCAACAGGCTAGAAAAGCTTGGAGTAATTGAGGGATATACTGTTAATATAAACTCAAAAAAATTAGGACTTGAAGTAACAGCTTTTATTACTATTTTTATGAAAACAACGGATCATATGTCTTTCCAACAATATCTGAAGCAAAGCGATTTAGTAACTGAAGCGAATAGAATAAGCGGTGAAGGATGTTATCTGCTTAAAGTACAAACAACCAGCCAAGAAGATCTTATTTCTTTTTTGGATGGGATATTAAAATTCGGTAATTATAAAGTTAACATGTCTATTGATAGAATAAAGTAA